In a single window of the Flavobacteriales bacterium genome:
- the fbp gene encoding class 1 fructose-bisphosphatase yields the protein MKNITTLTDFILSRQKEHQNASGSFSRIMNDIALAGKIIHREINMAGLTELLGAVGNTNVQGEEQQKLDVYADNQFIRSMHLGGQIAAVASEEQDDIIAFEDRKDAKYIIAFDPLDGSSNIDVNIPVGTIFSIYKRTRTGLATTEEFLRPGKEQVCAGYVIYGSSTMMVYTTGHGVNGFTLDSTIGVFVLSHPDIKIAKEGGIYSINEGNFHLYDKGYLNYINYCKELQEDGKRSHTGRFIGSLVADFHRNMLKGGIFIYPGTKTSPKGKLRLIYECNPIAMIAEQAGGKSSDGEQSVMDIQPTELHQRIPFIVGSANKVDKLLTFL from the coding sequence ATGAAGAATATAACAACCCTAACAGATTTTATTCTTAGCAGACAAAAAGAACATCAAAATGCTTCGGGTTCTTTTTCTAGAATTATGAATGATATTGCACTTGCAGGAAAAATCATTCATCGTGAAATAAATATGGCAGGGCTTACAGAGCTTCTTGGAGCAGTAGGAAACACCAATGTGCAAGGAGAAGAACAGCAAAAACTAGATGTTTATGCAGATAATCAATTTATTCGTTCAATGCACTTGGGAGGTCAAATAGCCGCAGTAGCGAGCGAAGAACAAGATGATATTATCGCTTTTGAAGATCGAAAAGATGCCAAATATATCATTGCTTTCGATCCTTTAGATGGTTCTTCTAACATTGATGTAAATATTCCAGTGGGAACTATTTTTTCTATCTATAAACGAACAAGAACAGGACTTGCAACCACAGAAGAATTTTTAAGACCAGGGAAAGAACAAGTTTGTGCAGGTTATGTGATTTACGGTTCTTCTACCATGATGGTTTATACCACAGGGCATGGAGTAAACGGATTTACTTTAGATTCTACCATTGGAGTTTTTGTTCTTTCTCACCCAGATATAAAAATAGCGAAAGAAGGAGGAATTTACTCAATCAACGAAGGGAATTTCCATTTGTATGATAAAGGGTATCTTAATTATATTAACTATTGTAAGGAACTACAAGAAGATGGAAAAAGATCTCATACAGGACGATTTATAGGTTCTTTAGTAGCAGACTTTCATAGAAATATGCTCAAAGGAGGAATCTTTATCTACCCAGGAACAAAAACATCGCCAAAAGGAAAACTAAGACTTATATATGAATGTAATCCTATTGCGATGATTGCAGAACAAGCAGGAGGGAAGTCTTCAGATGGAGAACAATCTGTAATGGATATTCAACCCACAGAACTTCACCAGAGAATACCTTTCATTGTAGGTTCAGCCAATAAAGTAGATAAACTTTTAACTTTTTTATAG
- a CDS encoding Na+ dependent nucleoside transporter has product MKNFDLKKVSLLLLFLSFFTLSFSATAQIEGRWRFESIKNQEGKSLSNVSLKDSLVFKNNFFEYALASKDLHAKGDYHIDGNRLIFHYSQPNDTTRIYQYSIKNKMLNLQEGNTTFRFASIKTPISILEENRGIFSKIGKGILGILMIVFFAFLLSRDRKSIDWALVGKGIVLQIIIAFLVLKVGFVAHVFDTVSKFFVEVINFTNAGVGFLFNSWVDGQLDNGLVNFAVKVLPTIIFFSALTSLLYYMGILQKIVYLLAWAMKKTLGLSGAESLSAAGNIFLGQTESPFLVKPFIAGMTKSEIMSLMTGGMATLAGGVLAAYIGFLGGTDLEMQVFFAKHLLAASVMSAPAAIVAAKIIVPETEEFDKELKVSQEKIGSNALEAISNGTTDGVKLAVNVGAMLLVFTALIAMGNYLLGDIIGAKTGLNEVIATNTQYNVFSFQFLVGYIGAPIAWMVGVPSEDIVMVGQLLGEKTILNEFYAYKTLGEMKDAGVFTYERSIIIATYILCGFSNIASIGIQIGGISVLAPNQKTTLSKLGVYALIGGTFACLFTAAIIGMII; this is encoded by the coding sequence ATGAAAAATTTTGACTTAAAAAAAGTCTCCCTTTTATTACTTTTTCTAAGCTTTTTTACTCTTTCTTTTTCAGCAACTGCTCAAATAGAAGGTCGATGGAGATTTGAATCGATCAAAAACCAAGAAGGAAAATCACTGTCTAATGTGAGTTTAAAAGATTCTTTGGTTTTTAAAAACAATTTTTTTGAATATGCTTTGGCGTCCAAAGATCTACATGCCAAGGGCGATTATCATATCGATGGAAACAGATTGATTTTCCACTATTCGCAACCCAATGATACCACAAGAATCTATCAGTATTCTATAAAAAATAAAATGTTGAATCTTCAAGAAGGAAATACCACTTTTAGATTTGCATCTATCAAGACTCCTATTTCTATTTTGGAAGAAAATCGAGGGATTTTTTCAAAAATTGGAAAAGGAATTTTGGGAATCTTAATGATCGTTTTCTTTGCTTTTTTACTCAGTAGAGACCGTAAAAGTATTGATTGGGCATTAGTAGGAAAAGGAATTGTTTTACAAATAATAATAGCCTTTTTGGTCTTAAAAGTTGGCTTTGTAGCCCATGTTTTTGATACAGTGAGTAAGTTTTTTGTTGAGGTTATTAATTTTACCAATGCTGGAGTAGGCTTCTTGTTTAACTCATGGGTAGATGGACAACTAGATAACGGACTGGTGAATTTTGCAGTAAAAGTACTTCCAACAATCATATTCTTCTCTGCCCTTACCTCCTTACTTTATTATATGGGAATACTCCAAAAAATAGTTTATCTCCTTGCTTGGGCAATGAAAAAAACACTCGGTCTCTCGGGTGCAGAAAGCCTCTCGGCAGCAGGAAATATCTTTTTGGGTCAAACAGAATCACCATTTTTAGTAAAACCCTTTATTGCAGGGATGACAAAATCTGAAATTATGAGCCTCATGACTGGAGGAATGGCAACCTTAGCAGGAGGAGTTTTGGCAGCCTATATCGGGTTTTTAGGAGGAACAGACCTTGAAATGCAAGTGTTTTTTGCAAAACACCTTTTGGCAGCCTCAGTAATGTCTGCTCCAGCAGCCATTGTTGCCGCAAAAATTATAGTTCCAGAAACAGAAGAATTTGACAAGGAACTTAAAGTTTCTCAAGAAAAAATAGGAAGTAATGCCTTAGAAGCCATTAGTAATGGTACTACCGACGGAGTAAAACTTGCAGTAAATGTAGGAGCGATGTTGCTTGTTTTTACCGCTCTTATAGCCATGGGGAATTATTTACTAGGAGATATTATAGGAGCAAAAACAGGGCTAAACGAAGTTATTGCCACCAATACTCAATATAACGTTTTTAGTTTTCAATTTTTGGTAGGATATATCGGAGCACCCATTGCTTGGATGGTAGGAGTACCTTCTGAAGATATCGTTATGGTAGGACAGCTTTTGGGAGAAAAAACCATTCTAAACGAATTTTATGCCTACAAAACACTGGGAGAAATGAAAGATGCAGGAGTTTTTACTTATGAAAGATCCATCATTATTGCTACTTATATTCTCTGTGGATTTTCAAATATTGCCTCTATCGGAATCCAAATAGGAGGAATCAGTGTATTGGCACCAAATCAAAAAACAACTTTATCCAAATTGGGAGTTTATGCCTTAATAGGTGGTACTTTTGCCTGTTTATTCACGGCGGCCATTATTGGAATGATCATATAA
- a CDS encoding bifunctional nuclease family protein, translating into MKKIPLNISAIQYSQSQNGAFALILKEVDGERNLPIVVGPFEAQSISIAMEKEIMLPRPLTHDLMANLLEMYKIEVEEAIIFAYQDNLFYSKLILVKDGEKQELECRTSDAVAIAIRVNAPIYTFDEILNQTTIFLDEEEEEEEEEIIEIHIEGLFDEAPEQEVNMENMEQELLEIALQKAIEDEDFETAAKLRDLINKRNN; encoded by the coding sequence ATGAAAAAAATTCCTTTAAATATAAGTGCTATTCAGTATAGCCAATCACAAAACGGAGCTTTTGCCTTAATCCTAAAAGAAGTAGATGGCGAAAGAAACCTCCCAATAGTGGTAGGTCCTTTTGAAGCACAATCCATTTCCATAGCCATGGAAAAAGAAATCATGTTACCAAGACCTTTAACACATGATTTGATGGCAAACCTATTGGAAATGTACAAAATAGAGGTAGAGGAAGCCATTATCTTTGCTTATCAGGATAATCTGTTCTATTCCAAGCTTATTTTAGTAAAAGACGGAGAAAAACAGGAATTAGAGTGTAGAACTTCCGATGCCGTTGCTATTGCCATTCGTGTGAACGCACCCATTTATACTTTTGATGAAATTCTCAACCAAACCACCATTTTCTTAGATGAAGAGGAAGAAGAGGAGGAAGAAGAAATTATCGAAATTCATATAGAAGGACTTTTTGATGAAGCTCCAGAACAAGAGGTAAATATGGAGAATATGGAGCAGGAATTATTGGAAATTGCACTCCAAAAAGCCATAGAAGATGAGGATTTTGAAACGGCAGCGAAACTCCGTGACCTCATCAATAAAAGAAACAACTAA
- a CDS encoding electron transfer flavoprotein subunit alpha/FixB family protein encodes MSVLVYVENWEGNFKKSSFESVSYASQIAQNKGVDCIAVVFDTKEAVEVLGKYGANKVVHIKGGFETFENGSFAKAIENIANTNTSDIVVISGTNNGKMLAPTIAVGLEASIITNAIEVPSSVSPLTVQRKAFSNKALVEYTSETAKTVLTLAPNNVGITENTVDTSVEEMSLSAEGKMMEIVSVDKATGSIPLPEAELVVSGGRGLKGAENWHLIEELAQELGAGTACSKPVADLGWRPHHEHVGQTGLAINPELYIAAGISGAIQHLAGVSSSKNIVVINTDAEAPFFKAADYGIVGDAFEVLPKLTEAIKKFKAKA; translated from the coding sequence ATGTCTGTATTAGTATATGTAGAAAACTGGGAAGGAAACTTTAAAAAATCTTCCTTTGAATCAGTAAGCTATGCTTCTCAAATTGCCCAAAATAAAGGTGTAGATTGTATAGCAGTCGTTTTCGACACAAAAGAAGCCGTAGAAGTATTAGGAAAATATGGAGCCAACAAAGTGGTTCATATCAAAGGAGGGTTCGAGACTTTCGAGAACGGATCTTTTGCAAAGGCTATAGAAAATATTGCCAATACAAATACTTCGGATATCGTAGTGATTTCTGGAACCAATAACGGAAAAATGCTCGCTCCAACTATTGCAGTTGGTTTAGAAGCAAGTATTATTACCAATGCAATTGAAGTTCCTTCAAGCGTATCTCCATTGACCGTGCAAAGAAAAGCTTTTTCAAATAAAGCTCTTGTAGAATACACTTCAGAGACAGCTAAAACGGTTCTTACACTAGCTCCAAACAATGTAGGAATCACAGAAAATACCGTTGATACTTCAGTAGAAGAAATGAGCCTTTCGGCAGAAGGAAAAATGATGGAAATTGTGTCTGTAGATAAAGCTACAGGATCAATTCCATTGCCAGAAGCAGAGCTTGTAGTATCTGGAGGAAGAGGATTAAAAGGAGCCGAAAATTGGCACTTAATTGAAGAATTGGCACAAGAACTTGGAGCAGGAACCGCTTGTTCTAAGCCCGTGGCAGACCTTGGTTGGAGACCTCACCATGAGCACGTAGGACAAACAGGATTGGCAATCAACCCTGAGTTGTATATCGCTGCAGGAATTTCTGGAGCGATTCAACACCTTGCTGGAGTTTCTTCTTCAAAAAATATTGTGGTAATCAACACCGATGCCGAAGCACCTTTCTTTAAAGCTGCAGATTACGGAATCGTAGGAGATGCTTTCGAAGTTCTTCCAAAGCTAACAGAAGCCATAAAGAAATTTAAGGCAAAAGCTTAG
- a CDS encoding electron transfer flavoprotein subunit beta/FixA family protein produces the protein MKILVCISHVPDTTSKINFTGDNQSLDANGLTYVINPYDEFSLTRALMLKEEKGGSVTVLHVGDATTEPTLRKALAIGADSAVRINAEAKDGASVAKSISDYLSGESYDIVFMGRESIDYNGGIVPGMVAAMSNMPFVNACVGLSVDGDSAELLREIDGGKETVKAKLPVVLGGQKGLVEEKDLRIPSMRGIMMARKKQLAVIEGNNETKVAINKFEKPAGKAACKMIDANDMDTLVELLHSEAKVL, from the coding sequence ATGAAAATATTAGTATGTATCAGTCATGTTCCTGATACGACATCAAAAATTAATTTCACAGGTGATAACCAATCACTTGATGCCAATGGGTTGACTTATGTAATCAATCCTTATGATGAGTTTTCACTAACAAGAGCTTTAATGCTCAAAGAAGAGAAAGGAGGAAGCGTAACCGTACTTCATGTAGGAGATGCTACCACAGAACCTACTTTGAGAAAAGCTTTAGCAATAGGTGCCGATAGCGCCGTAAGAATAAATGCAGAAGCTAAAGACGGAGCTTCAGTTGCCAAATCAATTTCAGACTATCTTTCTGGTGAGTCTTATGATATTGTGTTTATGGGAAGAGAATCTATTGATTACAATGGAGGAATTGTTCCAGGAATGGTAGCAGCGATGTCAAATATGCCATTTGTAAATGCTTGTGTAGGTCTTTCTGTAGATGGAGACTCGGCAGAATTGTTGAGAGAAATAGACGGAGGAAAAGAAACTGTAAAAGCTAAATTACCAGTGGTATTGGGAGGTCAAAAAGGACTTGTAGAAGAAAAGGACTTGAGAATTCCTTCAATGAGAGGAATCATGATGGCTAGAAAAAAGCAGTTGGCAGTAATAGAAGGAAACAATGAAACCAAAGTAGCAATCAATAAGTTTGAAAAGCCAGCAGGAAAAGCAGCTTGTAAAATGATTGATGCTAATGATATGGATACACTTGTAGAATTACTCCATTCTGAAGCAAAAGTTCTTTAA
- a CDS encoding tetratricopeptide repeat protein — translation MKIIKRILKLLMGIIISFIIILTILYLTYPKPFFHFELLIGNKLKWHGLEQKGDYFIRKGLNSIDGDKRLKYGEIYRYASIQDLKNGNYQQAFKHLNKAAQIDPEVDGYFGWVLLYYFKDYKRALFHLKKYKEYHKDNVAFVGDDHVSYAIGLCYKNLNQHELALINFDDAISSLLSQYTEEWITHQMYFQKARTLHSLMRYDEALKFYNSSLIIWPKSSETYFYKALLFEEINKKGKMCESLNKSYSLIKDGYKNIDVYISFFDEIYELQVLETLNNNCKDDY, via the coding sequence ATGAAAATTATAAAAAGGATACTTAAATTATTAATGGGTATTATTATATCTTTCATAATAATACTTACAATATTATACCTTACCTACCCAAAACCCTTTTTCCATTTTGAATTATTAATAGGTAATAAACTTAAATGGCATGGGTTAGAACAAAAAGGTGACTATTTTATTAGAAAAGGCCTAAATAGTATAGACGGAGATAAAAGGTTGAAATATGGTGAAATTTATCGTTACGCTTCAATTCAAGATTTAAAAAATGGAAATTATCAACAAGCTTTTAAACATCTGAACAAAGCAGCTCAAATTGACCCAGAAGTTGATGGATATTTTGGGTGGGTACTTTTGTATTATTTCAAAGATTATAAACGTGCCTTATTCCATTTAAAAAAATATAAAGAATATCACAAAGATAATGTCGCATTTGTAGGAGACGATCATGTTTCTTACGCTATTGGTCTTTGTTACAAAAACTTAAATCAACATGAATTGGCATTAATCAACTTTGATGATGCAATTTCAAGCTTGTTATCTCAATATACGGAAGAATGGATCACTCACCAAATGTATTTTCAAAAAGCAAGAACACTTCATTCATTAATGCGTTATGATGAGGCATTAAAATTTTATAATAGTTCTTTAATAATTTGGCCCAAATCTTCCGAAACATATTTCTATAAGGCCCTCTTATTTGAAGAAATTAATAAGAAAGGCAAGATGTGTGAATCTTTAAATAAATCTTACTCACTCATAAAAGATGGCTATAAAAATATTGATGTTTATATATCATTTTTTGATGAGATTTACGAATTACAGGTTTTAGAAACCCTAAATAATAACTGTAAAGATGACTATTAA
- a CDS encoding CTP synthase, which yields MAQSKYIFVTGGVTSSLGKGIIAASLAKLLQSRGYSVTIQKLDPYLNVDPGTLNPYEHGECYVTHDGAETDLDLGHYERFLNTPTSQSNNVTTGRIYSTVIEKERRGDFLGKTVQIIPHITNEIKNFIQILGESGDYDIVITEIGGTVGDIESLPYIESMRQMLWEKEGDCIVVHLTLIPYLNAAGELKTKPTQHSVKMLQQSGVQPDVLVCRTEHELTDDIKRKLALFCNVKTEQVIESLDADTIYDVPNLMRAERLDEVVLDKLNLPKGKPVDLTKWNDFLTKLRNPNDEVNITIVGKYTELQDAYKSISEAFIHAGTHNQVKVKINWLHSESLTADNTIEQLQGTHGIMVAPGFGERGIDGKLVAVQYARENKIPYFGICLGMQMAVIEFARNVLGYNEAHSLEINPDTPQPVISIMEEQKNISNMGGTMRLGACACKIEPGSKAHLAYQETDITERHRHRFEFNNQYREEFIAKGMNPTGLNPSTDLVEIVEIPDHPWFVGVQFHPEYKSTVEKPHPLFIEFVKAAIEYKN from the coding sequence ATGGCTCAGTCTAAATATATTTTTGTCACGGGAGGGGTAACTTCATCACTTGGAAAAGGGATTATCGCTGCTTCTTTGGCAAAACTTCTGCAAAGTAGAGGGTACTCGGTTACGATTCAAAAACTTGACCCTTACCTCAATGTGGACCCAGGAACACTTAATCCTTATGAACACGGAGAATGTTATGTAACCCATGATGGTGCAGAGACGGATTTAGATTTAGGACATTACGAGCGTTTTTTAAATACGCCAACTTCTCAGTCTAATAATGTAACCACAGGTAGAATATATTCTACAGTTATTGAAAAGGAAAGACGTGGGGACTTCTTGGGAAAAACGGTTCAAATTATCCCTCATATTACCAATGAAATCAAAAACTTTATCCAAATTCTTGGAGAAAGTGGTGACTATGATATTGTTATCACAGAAATTGGAGGAACTGTTGGAGATATAGAATCGCTACCATATATAGAAAGTATGCGTCAGATGCTTTGGGAAAAAGAAGGAGATTGTATTGTGGTACATCTTACCTTGATTCCATACCTAAATGCAGCTGGGGAATTGAAAACAAAACCCACTCAGCACTCTGTTAAGATGCTTCAACAAAGTGGGGTTCAACCCGATGTATTGGTGTGTAGAACAGAGCATGAACTTACTGATGATATCAAAAGAAAATTGGCACTTTTCTGTAATGTAAAAACAGAACAAGTAATTGAGTCCTTGGATGCCGATACGATTTATGATGTCCCTAATCTTATGCGTGCAGAACGCTTAGACGAGGTAGTTTTAGATAAACTAAATTTACCGAAAGGAAAACCTGTTGACCTTACTAAATGGAATGATTTCTTAACCAAATTAAGAAATCCGAATGATGAAGTAAATATTACTATCGTAGGAAAATATACAGAACTTCAAGATGCCTATAAGTCCATTTCGGAAGCATTTATCCACGCAGGAACACATAATCAGGTAAAAGTGAAAATTAACTGGTTGCATTCTGAATCTTTAACAGCTGATAACACCATAGAACAGCTCCAAGGAACACACGGAATTATGGTGGCTCCAGGATTTGGAGAAAGAGGAATTGATGGAAAATTAGTAGCGGTACAATATGCTCGTGAAAATAAAATTCCTTATTTCGGAATTTGCCTTGGAATGCAAATGGCGGTTATTGAATTTGCCAGAAATGTCCTTGGGTATAATGAAGCTCATAGTCTTGAAATCAATCCAGATACTCCACAACCTGTGATCAGCATTATGGAAGAGCAAAAGAATATCTCAAATATGGGAGGAACGATGAGACTCGGTGCTTGTGCTTGTAAAATAGAGCCTGGTTCAAAGGCTCACTTGGCTTACCAAGAAACGGATATCACAGAAAGACACCGACACCGTTTTGAGTTCAATAACCAATACCGTGAAGAGTTTATTGCTAAAGGAATGAATCCAACAGGATTAAATCCGAGTACAGACTTGGTAGAAATTGTAGAAATCCCAGATCATCCGTGGTTTGTGGGAGTACAGTTTCACCCAGAATATAAAAGTACAGTGGAAAAGCCACATCCATTATTTATCGAATTTGTAAAAGCAGCTATCGAATACAAAAACTAG
- the yidC gene encoding membrane protein insertase YidC codes for MLNNQNKGFDKSSIVGMVLIGVILIWMQYAFSDDQEKENPKDKTEQTQEANTSKTVENKAEESVSSTPFALVDSNGQTVAQESTIYTLENEKVKIEIDSKGGRVVSAYLKEYTTWEEKPVNLIHKDKSAFDLVYAQQGKKVHTQDMYFQAQEQKTDDAQILALSYKDATGATVYFKYSLKKDDYRLAFQISSTGLENQLTMDSQAKLNFQIDAPRQEKSVSNERNYSSVYYNETGEGVDELSMSSSDEETIESVDWIAFKDQFFATIFEPNSSIKNAQLATVRYEDEETNYVRKMSLAYALPIKRELNYDFNLYFVPNHYKTLNDYKKDFHYLVDLGWGIFGWINRFVVIELFHLLEGWNLGYGIIIFIMALVIKLALFPFTKKSYTSAAAMRVLKPQLDKIKEQYPDDQMKQQQEQMALYGKAGVSPLSGCLPLLVQMPILFALFRFFPASIELRHESFLWADDLSTYDVIANLPFEIPFYGAHISLFALLMAGSSFLQMIYNQQTSSMGDNEQAKMMKNMMYFMPIIFLGVMNSYASGLSYYYLIANLMTFGQQWWIRKNTNDAKILAKIEANKAKRSNGEGGGGNRFQRRMEDMLKQQQDMKNKK; via the coding sequence ATGCTAAACAATCAAAACAAAGGATTTGACAAATCATCAATTGTAGGAATGGTCCTCATTGGAGTGATTCTTATATGGATGCAATATGCATTTTCGGATGATCAAGAAAAAGAAAATCCTAAAGACAAAACAGAACAAACACAAGAAGCCAATACAAGTAAAACGGTAGAAAATAAAGCAGAAGAATCTGTTTCTAGTACTCCATTTGCCCTTGTAGATTCTAATGGGCAAACTGTTGCTCAAGAAAGCACTATCTATACTTTAGAGAACGAAAAAGTAAAGATAGAGATCGATTCCAAAGGGGGACGTGTGGTTTCTGCATACCTAAAAGAATATACTACTTGGGAAGAAAAGCCTGTAAACCTCATCCATAAAGATAAATCTGCTTTTGATTTAGTTTATGCACAGCAAGGAAAGAAAGTACATACTCAAGATATGTATTTCCAAGCTCAGGAGCAAAAAACAGATGATGCCCAAATCCTTGCATTAAGTTATAAAGATGCAACAGGAGCTACGGTTTATTTCAAATATTCTTTGAAAAAAGATGACTATCGATTGGCTTTCCAAATTAGCTCAACTGGTTTAGAAAATCAATTAACGATGGATTCTCAAGCTAAGCTGAATTTTCAAATAGATGCACCTAGACAAGAGAAATCTGTTTCTAACGAAAGAAATTATAGTTCTGTTTACTATAACGAAACTGGAGAGGGAGTAGATGAGTTATCAATGTCTTCTTCTGATGAAGAAACCATAGAAAGTGTAGATTGGATTGCTTTTAAGGATCAGTTCTTTGCAACCATATTTGAGCCTAATTCTAGTATCAAAAACGCACAACTTGCTACTGTAAGATATGAAGATGAAGAAACTAACTATGTTAGAAAAATGTCTTTAGCTTATGCTCTACCGATCAAAAGGGAATTGAATTATGATTTCAATTTATACTTTGTACCTAACCACTACAAGACTTTAAATGATTACAAAAAAGACTTTCATTACCTTGTAGATCTCGGTTGGGGAATTTTCGGATGGATTAACCGCTTCGTGGTTATTGAGCTTTTCCACTTATTAGAAGGTTGGAATCTGGGATATGGAATCATTATTTTTATTATGGCATTGGTGATCAAATTGGCTTTATTCCCATTCACCAAAAAATCATACACTTCGGCAGCAGCCATGAGGGTTTTAAAACCTCAACTAGATAAAATAAAAGAACAGTATCCAGATGACCAAATGAAACAACAGCAGGAACAAATGGCACTCTACGGCAAAGCTGGGGTGAGTCCTTTGAGTGGTTGTTTACCTCTTTTGGTTCAAATGCCTATTCTTTTTGCCTTATTTAGATTCTTCCCTGCATCTATAGAACTTAGACACGAAAGTTTCCTTTGGGCAGATGATTTATCTACTTATGATGTTATTGCTAATTTACCTTTTGAAATTCCATTTTATGGGGCACATATCAGTTTGTTTGCTCTTTTGATGGCAGGTTCTTCTTTCTTACAGATGATTTACAACCAGCAAACTTCATCTATGGGAGATAATGAGCAAGCTAAGATGATGAAGAATATGATGTACTTTATGCCGATCATTTTCTTGGGGGTAATGAACTCTTATGCTTCTGGACTTTCTTACTACTACCTTATTGCCAACTTAATGACCTTTGGACAACAATGGTGGATAAGAAAAAACACCAATGATGCAAAAATTCTTGCTAAAATAGAAGCCAACAAAGCCAAAAGATCAAATGGTGAAGGTGGTGGTGGAAACCGATTCCAAAGAAGAATGGAAGACATGCTTAAACAACAACAAGATATGAAGAATAAAAAATAA